The nucleotide sequence AGGGCATTGGCAATGCATTGTTCCCGTTAATCGGGTTGTTTTTAACCATGGCTTTCAGCATGACGATTACTCTGGTGTGTGAAAAGCGTGTCAGCCCATTAAAAGCGATCCAATACTCTGTCGTGGCAACTTTCCGTAAAATATTGCCGCTATCGGCTATTTTTCTGGCGGTGCTGGTTTTGTTCTTTATCTCATTTGCGACTGCAGGCATCGGGTTGATCTGGACAATTCCTTTCTTCTTTAACGTAAAAGCCATTGTCTATCGCAATTTGTTCGGCATTACCTTGCAGGTAACCACAGTCGACAAAGGCGGTGACGGGCAAGATAAAGACAACAAAACAGAAGAAGAGAGTAAGGTATTTAACGCGTGATAAAAACTGTCAGACACATAGCTGTTGCCGGATGCACTTTTCTTTTTGTGGGCTGTGCTGAGCCGGAAAAGCAGGCTGCAGATGCCAAGGAAGAAGCCACCCGGCCAGATTTCAACGTCATGGAAGATGTAAACCAGAAGAAGCAATTATTTTTCAAATTCTTACGTCCGTTTGTGCAACATGAGAATGCCCGAGTCAGTGAGGAGCGTTCTTTCTTGCTGGCCATTCAAACCCAGTTGAAAGTCGGACAAGCTCTCAGTGCCGATGACCTCGATGAAGCCCGCCAGCTTGGTGATGCCTATAACCTTGAGCTGGGCGGTGACATTGTCACGGATTCATGGCTGGATGCTATGCTGGTTCGTGTGGACCGGATCCCTGAGGAACTGGTGCTGAGTCAGGCGGCAAATGAATCGGGCTGGGGTACGTCACGGTTTGCGGTCGAAGGTAATAATTACTTTGGTCAATGGTGTTACACCCAAGGCTGTGGTTTGGTTCCCAGTGCCAGAGGAGAGGGTGCCAAGCATGAAGTCGCCGTTTTCTCAGATGCTGCGCAGTCGGTTCATGCGTATTTTATGAATGTGAATCGAAACCGTGCTTATGCGGAGCTCCGGGATATCAGAGCGAACGAGCGTGCAGCAGGTCAACCTGTCACTGGGTTAAAGCTTGCGGAAGGGCTGCACCGATACTCTGAACGCGGTCAAGACTACGTGGATGAAATCCAGGGTATGATTCGTCATAACAAACAATTTTGGCAACAAGGCTAACCGTTGATGAGCACTTCTTTTATCAAATCCCTTCTTCTGAGTTTCTGTCTGCTCGC is from Photobacterium sp. TLY01 and encodes:
- a CDS encoding glucosaminidase domain-containing protein encodes the protein MIKTVRHIAVAGCTFLFVGCAEPEKQAADAKEEATRPDFNVMEDVNQKKQLFFKFLRPFVQHENARVSEERSFLLAIQTQLKVGQALSADDLDEARQLGDAYNLELGGDIVTDSWLDAMLVRVDRIPEELVLSQAANESGWGTSRFAVEGNNYFGQWCYTQGCGLVPSARGEGAKHEVAVFSDAAQSVHAYFMNVNRNRAYAELRDIRANERAAGQPVTGLKLAEGLHRYSERGQDYVDEIQGMIRHNKQFWQQG